In the genome of Fusobacterium necrogenes, one region contains:
- a CDS encoding beta-galactosidase, with the protein MWLGVDYYPEQWDISMIDKDLDNIIELGSNIIRIGEFAWHIMEKEEGKFDFSFFDMVIKKASEKGLKVIFGTPTATIPAWIAKKYPEVLSEFENGQKRRFGGRHTSCYNSEKYVEYSKKIVTTLVEHYKDEKNIVAWQLDNEFGHEGSDECFCKCCEREFQKFLSKKFNGDINKLNETYGTTFWSQEYNSFEEIPVPAATITTHNPALRLDWERFRSESIVRYSDMQVEIIRNIIPEAVIIHDFPGGGLDKHVDYSKLAEKLDVVAYNNYPVWGGQKNPIPPCEIAFGLDYMRGLKRQNFWITEGIMGAQGHDITGYLPRPNQAKMWSYQGVARGAETFIYFRYRGATKGAEQFCYGVIDADNQKRRKFYEVQDFFRVAKENEKSLETPINSKVAMIYDYDSLASFRIQKQSILLDCHSEMKRIHKVFYEKNIMIDIIPHTMDIFKYEVVILPFMIIWKEEFVAKIKEFVNNGGKVVFTYRNAIKDIDNNLTLNEMLPVRYTDLTGVYIEETESLQEYDELPLKGIEEFEGVEGRAGIFRDMLVPTTAQTLMKYDDKFYNEFSAVTKNKVGAGEVYYIGCGLEDKLMTKIMEKVLEGADIVEEITPEGVEVVERGNLENRVKIYINHNDYSVKVKEFELAPFECKVLKHSSR; encoded by the coding sequence ATGTGGTTAGGAGTAGATTATTATCCTGAACAATGGGATATATCAATGATAGATAAGGACTTAGACAATATAATAGAGCTTGGGAGTAATATAATCAGGATAGGAGAGTTTGCTTGGCATATTATGGAAAAGGAAGAGGGAAAATTTGATTTTTCCTTCTTCGATATGGTTATAAAAAAAGCTAGTGAGAAAGGGTTAAAAGTAATTTTTGGAACACCAACAGCTACAATTCCAGCTTGGATTGCTAAAAAATATCCTGAAGTATTATCAGAATTTGAAAATGGTCAAAAAAGAAGATTTGGTGGACGTCATACAAGCTGTTATAACAGTGAAAAATATGTAGAGTATTCTAAAAAAATTGTAACAACACTTGTAGAACACTATAAAGATGAAAAAAATATAGTGGCTTGGCAACTTGATAATGAGTTTGGACATGAAGGAAGCGATGAGTGTTTCTGTAAATGTTGTGAAAGAGAATTCCAAAAATTTCTTTCTAAAAAATTTAATGGAGATATCAATAAATTAAATGAAACTTATGGAACAACTTTCTGGTCTCAAGAGTATAACTCTTTTGAAGAGATACCTGTACCAGCCGCTACAATTACTACTCATAATCCAGCTTTAAGATTAGATTGGGAAAGATTTAGAAGTGAGAGTATTGTAAGATATTCTGATATGCAGGTTGAGATAATCAGAAATATAATTCCAGAGGCAGTAATTATTCACGATTTTCCGGGTGGAGGATTAGATAAGCATGTGGACTACTCTAAGTTAGCAGAAAAATTAGATGTAGTAGCTTACAATAACTATCCAGTATGGGGAGGACAAAAGAACCCTATTCCACCTTGTGAAATAGCTTTTGGTTTGGATTATATGAGAGGGTTGAAAAGACAAAATTTCTGGATAACAGAGGGGATAATGGGGGCTCAAGGACATGATATAACTGGATATCTTCCAAGACCTAATCAAGCTAAGATGTGGTCATATCAAGGAGTAGCTAGAGGTGCTGAAACATTTATTTACTTCAGATATCGTGGAGCTACTAAAGGAGCAGAACAATTTTGTTATGGTGTAATAGATGCTGACAACCAAAAGAGAAGAAAATTTTATGAGGTTCAAGACTTCTTTAGAGTAGCTAAGGAAAATGAAAAATCTTTAGAAACTCCAATAAACAGTAAAGTAGCTATGATATATGACTATGATTCATTAGCATCTTTTAGAATACAAAAACAAAGTATACTATTAGATTGTCATAGTGAGATGAAGAGAATACATAAAGTTTTCTATGAAAAAAATATAATGATAGACATCATTCCTCATACAATGGATATTTTTAAATATGAAGTAGTAATCCTTCCATTTATGATAATTTGGAAAGAAGAGTTTGTAGCTAAGATAAAAGAGTTTGTAAATAATGGTGGTAAAGTTGTATTTACTTACCGTAATGCTATAAAAGATATAGATAATAACTTGACATTAAATGAGATGTTACCTGTAAGATATACTGATTTAACTGGGGTATATATAGAGGAAACAGAAAGCTTACAAGAGTATGATGAGCTACCATTAAAAGGTATAGAAGAGTTTGAAGGTGTAGAGGGAAGAGCTGGAATATTTAGAGATATGCTTGTACCTACTACTGCACAAACTTTAATGAAATATGATGATAAATTCTATAACGAGTTTTCAGCTGTGACAAAAAATAAAGTTGGGGCTGGAGAGGTTTACTATATAGGTTGTGGATTAGAAGATAAACTTATGACTAAGATTATGGAAAAAGTTCTTGAAGGAGCAGATATAGTAGAAGAAATTACTCCTGAAGGTGTAGAAGTAGTTGAAAGAGGAAATCTAGAAAATAGAGTAAAAATCTATATAAATCATAATGATTATTCAGTTAAGGTAAAAGAGTTTGAGCTTGCACCTTTTGAATGTAAAGTTTTAAAACATTCTAGTCGTTAA
- a CDS encoding acetyl-CoA C-acetyltransferase: protein MAKKVVLAGACRTAIGAMGGALSNVPAAELGSIVIKEALNRAGIPAEKVDQVLFGCVIQAGLGQNIARQASIKAGLSIKTPAVTLNVVCGSGLHTVNMAAAMIQSGQADIVVAGGTENMSSAPYLLRKGRYGYRLGNAELVDSMVNDALWDAFNGYHMGITAENICDQWGLTREELDKFAADSQQKAVKAQEEGKFKDEIVPVVIKGKKGDIIVDTDEGPRPGTTAEGIAKLKPAFKKDGMVTAGNASSINDGAAAIIVMSEEKAKELGVKPMATWVDGALGGVEPSIMGIGPVESTRRVLARTGMEIKDFDLIEANEAFAAQSIAVGKDLGFDLSKLNVNGGAIALGHPVGASGCRILVTLLHEMQKRNAKTGLATLCIGGGMGCSAIVKRED from the coding sequence ATGGCAAAAAAAGTAGTTTTAGCAGGTGCGTGTCGTACAGCAATCGGAGCAATGGGAGGAGCTTTAAGTAATGTTCCAGCTGCTGAGCTTGGTTCAATAGTTATTAAAGAAGCTTTAAACAGAGCGGGAATTCCTGCTGAAAAAGTTGATCAAGTGTTATTTGGATGCGTTATCCAAGCTGGATTAGGTCAAAATATTGCACGTCAAGCTTCAATAAAAGCAGGATTATCAATAAAAACTCCAGCAGTTACTTTAAACGTAGTTTGTGGTTCAGGATTACATACAGTTAACATGGCTGCTGCAATGATTCAATCAGGGCAAGCTGATATCGTAGTAGCAGGTGGAACTGAAAATATGTCTTCAGCTCCATACTTATTAAGAAAAGGACGTTATGGATATCGTTTAGGAAATGCAGAATTAGTAGACTCAATGGTAAATGATGCTTTATGGGATGCATTCAATGGTTACCACATGGGAATTACAGCAGAAAATATCTGTGATCAATGGGGATTAACTCGTGAAGAATTGGATAAATTTGCTGCTGATAGCCAACAAAAGGCTGTAAAAGCACAAGAAGAAGGAAAATTTAAAGATGAAATAGTACCAGTAGTAATTAAAGGTAAAAAAGGAGATATCATAGTAGATACTGATGAAGGGCCTAGACCTGGCACTACTGCTGAAGGAATAGCTAAATTAAAACCAGCTTTCAAAAAAGATGGAATGGTTACAGCTGGAAATGCTTCAAGTATCAACGATGGTGCTGCTGCTATTATTGTTATGTCTGAAGAAAAAGCTAAAGAATTAGGAGTAAAACCAATGGCTACTTGGGTAGATGGAGCACTAGGAGGAGTAGAGCCATCTATCATGGGAATTGGACCAGTTGAGTCTACAAGAAGAGTTCTTGCAAGAACTGGAATGGAAATCAAAGACTTTGATTTAATAGAAGCAAATGAAGCTTTTGCAGCTCAATCAATCGCAGTTGGAAAAGACTTAGGATTTGATTTATCTAAATTAAATGTAAATGGAGGGGCTATCGCTCTTGGACATCCAGTAGGAGCTTCAGGATGCCGTATTTTAGTAACTCTATTACATGAAATGCAAAAACGTAATGCAAAAACTGGATTAGCAACTTTATGTATCGGTGGGGGAATGGGATGTTCTGCTATCGTTAAAAGAGAGGACTAA
- a CDS encoding enoyl-CoA hydratase-related protein produces MNFITYEQEGFIGVITINRPKALNALNSEVLKELDATLNGVDLENTRALVLTGAGDKSFVAGADIGEMSTLTKAEGEAFGKIGNDVFRKIETFPIPVIAAVNGFALGGGCEIAMSCDIRLCSDTATFGQPEVGLGITPGFGGTQRLARLIPIGKAKEIIYGAVNIKADEAYRLGLVNAVYPLEELLPAAKKLATKIAKNAPIAVRACKKAINEGLDLDMDQAIILEEKLFGSCFESEDQREGMKAFLEKRKVEGFKNR; encoded by the coding sequence ATGAATTTTATTACATACGAACAAGAAGGTTTTATAGGAGTAATAACTATAAATCGTCCAAAAGCTTTAAATGCTTTAAATAGTGAGGTATTAAAAGAGTTAGATGCTACTCTAAATGGAGTGGATTTAGAAAATACAAGAGCTTTAGTACTTACAGGAGCTGGAGATAAATCATTTGTTGCTGGTGCTGATATAGGAGAGATGAGCACTCTCACAAAAGCTGAAGGAGAAGCTTTTGGAAAGATAGGAAATGATGTGTTTAGAAAAATTGAAACTTTTCCTATCCCAGTTATTGCCGCTGTAAATGGATTTGCTCTAGGTGGAGGTTGTGAAATTGCTATGAGCTGTGATATTAGACTTTGTTCTGATACAGCAACATTTGGGCAACCTGAAGTAGGTTTAGGAATTACTCCAGGATTTGGTGGAACTCAAAGACTAGCTCGTTTAATTCCAATTGGAAAAGCTAAAGAAATAATATATGGAGCTGTAAACATAAAAGCTGATGAGGCATATAGATTAGGATTAGTTAATGCTGTATATCCTTTAGAAGAGTTATTACCAGCTGCTAAGAAATTAGCAACTAAAATAGCTAAAAACGCCCCAATAGCAGTTAGAGCTTGTAAAAAAGCTATAAATGAAGGGTTGGATTTAGACATGGATCAAGCAATCATACTAGAAGAAAAACTTTTTGGAAGTTGTTTTGAGTCTGAAGATCAAAGAGAAGGAATGAAAGCATTTTTAGAAAAAAGAAAAGTAGAAGGATTCAAAAATAGATAA
- a CDS encoding 3-hydroxybutyryl-CoA dehydrogenase: protein MKIGVIGAGTMGSGIAQTFAQTEGYEVFLCDINQEFAANGKAKIAKGFEKMVAKGKMEQATADAILAKITTGTKEICKDCDLVVEAALENMAVKQQTFKELDEICKPEAMFATNTSSLSITEIGAGLKRPVIGMHFFNPVPVMKLVEVIAGLNTPVEMVEKIKKISEEIGKVPVQVEEAAGFVVNRVLIPMINEAAGILADGVASAEGIDNAMKLGANHPMGPLALGDLIGLDVCLAIMEVLYNEFGDSKYRPHPLLRKMVRGGKLGRKTGEGFFNYNK from the coding sequence ATGAAGATAGGAGTAATTGGTGCAGGAACTATGGGTTCTGGTATAGCACAAACATTTGCACAAACAGAAGGATATGAAGTATTTCTTTGTGATATAAATCAAGAATTTGCAGCTAATGGAAAAGCTAAGATAGCTAAGGGATTTGAAAAAATGGTAGCTAAAGGAAAAATGGAGCAAGCTACTGCTGATGCTATATTAGCCAAAATAACAACTGGAACAAAAGAAATTTGTAAAGATTGTGATTTAGTAGTTGAAGCTGCTTTAGAAAATATGGCTGTTAAACAACAAACTTTTAAAGAATTAGATGAAATTTGTAAACCAGAGGCAATGTTTGCAACTAATACTTCTTCTTTATCAATAACTGAAATTGGAGCAGGCTTAAAAAGACCTGTAATAGGAATGCATTTCTTTAATCCAGTACCTGTAATGAAACTTGTAGAAGTAATTGCAGGATTAAATACTCCAGTTGAAATGGTAGAAAAAATTAAAAAAATATCTGAAGAGATTGGAAAAGTACCTGTACAAGTAGAAGAAGCAGCAGGATTTGTTGTTAACAGAGTATTAATTCCTATGATAAACGAAGCTGCTGGAATTTTAGCTGATGGAGTTGCTTCAGCAGAAGGAATAGATAATGCTATGAAACTTGGAGCTAATCATCCAATGGGACCTCTTGCTCTAGGAGATTTAATAGGATTAGATGTTTGTCTAGCTATTATGGAAGTTCTTTATAATGAATTTGGAGATTCCAAATATAGACCTCATCCATTATTAAGAAAAATGGTTAGAGGAGGAAAACTTGGAAGAAAAACTGGTGAAGGATTCTTTAATTACAACAAATAA
- a CDS encoding NCS2 family permease, which produces MENTGILEKLYKISERGSTVKQEVIGGLTTFLAMSYIIFVNPSILGMTGMDKGALITVTCLTSALATIISGVWANAPFALAPGMGLNAFFTFTLVLGRGLSWETSLGIVFMSGIFFFILSLGGIREKIAYAIPMPLKIAVGGGIGLFITFIGLINIGLVAANPATIVGLGEMKLTTILGIIGLIVAIALEIKQVKGGMLIGIVITTILGFVTGNIALPEKVVSLPPSIAPIAGKLDIVGAFKLSLIGPIFSFMFVDLFDTLGTLISCSRQAGIIDKDGKIQGFGRMLYTDVFSTIIGSVLGTSTVTTYVESAAGVAVGAKTGLASVVTGLLFLFALLFSPLVAVVPGYATASALIIVGVYMFKHIKDLDFGDLKTLFPCFIIIVMMPLTYSISTGLSLGFLSYILIHLITGDFKKLNMTLLFIGALCLVNLVV; this is translated from the coding sequence ATGGAGAACACAGGAATTTTAGAGAAATTGTACAAGATTTCTGAGAGGGGAAGTACAGTAAAACAGGAAGTTATAGGAGGATTAACTACGTTTTTAGCTATGTCTTATATTATATTTGTTAATCCTTCAATTTTAGGAATGACAGGAATGGACAAGGGAGCTTTAATTACAGTTACTTGTTTGACATCAGCACTAGCAACTATTATTTCTGGAGTTTGGGCAAATGCACCATTTGCTTTAGCACCAGGTATGGGATTGAATGCTTTCTTTACATTTACACTTGTATTAGGAAGAGGCCTATCTTGGGAAACTTCATTAGGTATTGTATTTATGTCAGGAATATTTTTCTTTATACTATCTTTAGGTGGAATTAGAGAGAAAATAGCTTATGCTATTCCTATGCCATTAAAAATAGCAGTAGGTGGAGGAATAGGACTTTTTATTACATTTATAGGATTAATTAATATAGGGTTAGTTGCAGCTAATCCTGCTACAATAGTAGGACTAGGAGAGATGAAACTTACTACAATTTTAGGAATAATAGGACTTATTGTAGCAATTGCTTTAGAAATAAAACAAGTTAAAGGAGGTATGCTAATAGGAATAGTTATTACTACAATTTTAGGATTTGTAACAGGAAATATAGCTCTTCCAGAAAAAGTGGTATCACTTCCACCAAGTATAGCTCCAATAGCAGGAAAATTAGATATAGTTGGAGCATTTAAACTATCACTAATAGGACCTATATTTTCATTTATGTTTGTTGACCTATTTGACACCTTAGGAACATTAATCTCTTGCTCAAGACAGGCAGGAATCATTGATAAAGATGGAAAAATTCAAGGCTTTGGAAGAATGCTTTACACAGATGTTTTTTCAACAATAATAGGGTCAGTTTTAGGTACAAGTACAGTAACAACTTATGTTGAGTCAGCTGCTGGGGTAGCGGTAGGAGCTAAGACAGGATTAGCTTCAGTAGTGACAGGATTACTATTTTTATTTGCATTATTATTTTCTCCATTGGTAGCTGTAGTGCCAGGATATGCAACAGCTTCAGCTTTAATTATAGTAGGAGTATATATGTTTAAGCATATAAAAGATTTAGATTTTGGAGATTTAAAAACTTTATTTCCTTGTTTCATAATAATTGTAATGATGCCGCTTACATATAGTATCAGTACAGGATTGAGCTTAGGATTTTTAAGCTATATTCTCATTCATTTGATTACTGGAGATTTTAAAAAGTTAAATATGACGCTATTATTTATAGGAGCACTTTGTTTGGTGAATTTAGTGGTATAA
- a CDS encoding RluA family pseudouridine synthase, whose product MEYIIDREYEDVRLDKFLRKNLPNMSLSEIFKCIRVGKIKVNGKKAKESYRLQRYDIVKLFFTVENKEDKRENKIETEELKEIKKLIIYEDENLLILNKKAGMVMHKGSAHKYGVSEILKEYLKNPNFNFINRIDKATSGIVVGAKTLVVTRELSEDIRERKIEKKYYILVEGRIKKAEFQIKSYLKRLDDRVVELEKYEEGAKESLSFFKVIEYGKDCTLLEGKLESGRTHQLRVQLASMGNPIVGDTKYGKSKDRMMYLFSHYLKIDRYGVEIDLPIPKEYIQRLSK is encoded by the coding sequence ATGGAATATATAATAGATAGGGAGTATGAAGATGTAAGGTTAGATAAATTTTTAAGAAAAAATTTACCTAATATGTCACTCAGTGAAATTTTTAAATGTATAAGAGTAGGGAAAATAAAGGTAAATGGAAAAAAAGCTAAGGAGAGTTATCGGCTTCAAAGATATGATATAGTAAAGTTATTTTTTACAGTAGAAAATAAAGAGGACAAAAGGGAAAATAAGATTGAAACAGAAGAATTAAAGGAGATAAAAAAGCTTATTATATACGAAGATGAAAATCTTTTAATTTTGAATAAAAAAGCTGGTATGGTAATGCATAAGGGAAGTGCACATAAATATGGTGTTTCTGAAATATTAAAGGAGTACTTAAAAAATCCTAATTTTAATTTTATCAATAGGATTGATAAAGCTACTTCAGGGATAGTTGTAGGAGCTAAAACTCTTGTAGTAACTAGAGAGTTATCTGAAGATATAAGAGAGAGAAAAATAGAGAAGAAATATTATATTCTAGTTGAAGGAAGGATAAAAAAAGCAGAGTTTCAAATAAAAAGTTACTTGAAAAGGTTAGATGATAGGGTTGTAGAGTTAGAAAAATATGAAGAGGGAGCTAAAGAGAGTTTAAGTTTTTTTAAAGTTATAGAATATGGAAAAGATTGTACATTACTAGAGGGTAAATTAGAAAGTGGAAGGACACATCAGTTGAGAGTACAGCTAGCCTCAATGGGAAATCCAATAGTAGGAGATACTAAATATGGAAAAAGCAAAGATAGGATGATGTATCTGTTTTCTCACTATCTAAAAATAGATAGGTATGGAGTAGAAATAGATTTGCCAATTCCAAAAGAATATATTCAAAGATTATCTAAATAA
- the rodA gene encoding rod shape-determining protein RodA, producing MKSSRDIKLFFKRLKKMNNFLVLNAIIIVAISISTIYSATITRTSSFYIKESIWAVIGVFSYLFVTMIDYRKYLKYYKVLYLLNIVILCSVFLLGVSRLGAQRWIDLGPVSIQPSEIGKVLLVITLSAFLSTYFKDRVVGIKSVIIAGAHMAPVLLLILKQPDLGTTLIILMTFSVIIFMCGLDWKTIIIFGISGMAFVPFAYFFLLKDYQRQRVLTFLNPEADLLGSGWNVTQSMIAIGSGKLYGKGFLNSSQSKLKFLPEAHTDFIVSVFLEERGFIGGALLFLLYIILIMQIIYVAETTSDRFGKLVCYGIAAIFFFHFVINVGMTMGIMPVTGKPLLLMSYGGTSLLISFIMLGIVQSVRIYRD from the coding sequence ATGAAGAGTAGTAGAGATATAAAGCTTTTTTTTAAAAGATTAAAAAAAATGAATAACTTCCTTGTTTTAAATGCAATAATAATAGTGGCAATAAGTATATCTACTATATATAGTGCAACTATTACAAGGACTTCATCATTTTATATAAAAGAGAGTATTTGGGCTGTAATAGGAGTATTTAGTTATTTATTTGTCACTATGATAGACTACAGAAAATATTTAAAGTACTATAAAGTTTTGTATCTTTTAAATATAGTGATTTTGTGCTCTGTTTTTTTGTTAGGAGTGAGTAGATTAGGAGCTCAAAGATGGATAGACTTAGGTCCTGTGAGTATACAGCCATCAGAGATTGGAAAGGTTTTGTTAGTGATAACTTTATCAGCATTTTTATCTACATACTTTAAAGATAGAGTTGTAGGGATAAAAAGTGTAATAATTGCTGGAGCACATATGGCTCCAGTTTTATTACTTATTTTAAAGCAACCTGATTTGGGAACAACACTGATAATACTTATGACTTTTAGTGTAATTATATTTATGTGTGGTTTGGATTGGAAAACCATAATAATTTTTGGAATAAGTGGAATGGCCTTTGTTCCATTTGCTTATTTTTTCCTATTGAAAGATTATCAAAGACAAAGAGTTCTTACTTTTTTAAATCCAGAAGCAGATCTATTAGGGAGTGGTTGGAATGTAACACAGTCTATGATAGCTATAGGGTCAGGAAAGCTTTACGGAAAAGGATTTTTAAATAGCAGTCAAAGTAAGCTTAAATTTCTACCAGAAGCTCATACAGACTTTATAGTTTCAGTTTTTTTAGAAGAAAGAGGTTTTATAGGAGGAGCTTTACTTTTTTTGCTATATATTATTTTAATTATGCAAATAATATATGTGGCTGAAACAACTAGTGATAGATTTGGAAAACTTGTATGTTATGGTATAGCCGCTATTTTCTTTTTTCATTTTGTGATAAATGTAGGAATGACTATGGGAATTATGCCAGTTACAGGGAAACCATTGCTACTTATGAGTTATGGAGGAACTTCACTACTTATTAGTTTTATAATGTTGGGTATAGTCCAAAGTGTGAGAATATATAGAGACTAG
- the dut gene encoding dUTP diphosphatase yields the protein MEKVKVQVLISEGVTLPKYETSGSAGMDVRANISEPIVLGSLERVLVPTGIKMAIPEGYEVQVRPRSGLALKHGISMANTPGTIDSDYRGEIGVILINLSKEEYVIEPQERIGQLVLNKVAQMDFEVVESLDETERGAGGFGHTGK from the coding sequence ATGGAAAAAGTAAAAGTACAAGTTTTAATATCTGAGGGAGTTACTCTTCCAAAATATGAAACATCTGGTTCAGCTGGAATGGATGTTAGAGCAAATATTTCTGAGCCAATAGTTTTAGGATCATTAGAGAGAGTATTAGTTCCAACAGGGATAAAAATGGCAATACCAGAGGGATATGAGGTACAGGTAAGACCAAGAAGTGGACTTGCACTAAAACACGGTATCAGTATGGCTAATACACCTGGAACAATAGATAGTGATTATAGAGGAGAGATTGGAGTTATTCTTATTAATCTTAGTAAAGAGGAATATGTAATAGAGCCTCAAGAAAGAATAGGACAGCTTGTATTAAATAAAGTGGCACAGATGGATTTTGAAGTTGTAGAAAGTTTAGATGAAACTGAAAGAGGTGCTGGAGGATTTGGGCACACTGGAAAATAA
- a CDS encoding M16 family metallopeptidase: MSIEIRKLSNGIPVLMDNIDSINTISLGIFVKTGSRDEYPEENGVSHYIEHMMFKGTTNRTAKDISEEVDNEGGMINAYTSRDTTCYYIQMLSNKIEKGVEILSDMFANSTFTEENLEKERNVIIEEIRMYEDIPEETIHDENIKFAVTGTQSNSVLGTIESLNGIDRDRFVKYFKDQYRASNLVISVAGKMDCDKLFEMLEKGFGKLEDYPVERNIDNNYTINSGENKIVRDTNQVHLCFNTKGVSLVDEMKYPAAIISSVLGGNMSSRLFQKIREERGLAYSVYTYSSAFLEGGIFTVYAGTTHESYRDVIDIIRAEFEDIRKNGITAYELQKSKNQFLSMLTFSLEGSKGRMNRMANSYLLYGEVIDIDKIINSIEKITLDDIKETAKVIFDEKYYSWTILGNI, encoded by the coding sequence ATGAGTATAGAGATAAGAAAGCTTAGTAATGGAATACCTGTACTTATGGATAATATAGATAGTATAAATACTATAAGTCTGGGTATATTTGTAAAAACAGGATCAAGAGATGAGTATCCTGAGGAGAATGGAGTATCTCACTATATAGAGCATATGATGTTTAAAGGAACAACTAACAGAACTGCTAAAGATATTTCTGAAGAGGTAGATAATGAGGGTGGAATGATAAATGCCTATACAAGTAGAGATACAACTTGCTATTACATTCAAATGTTATCTAACAAGATAGAAAAGGGAGTAGAGATACTTTCAGATATGTTTGCCAACTCTACTTTTACAGAGGAAAATCTTGAAAAAGAGAGAAATGTAATAATAGAAGAGATAAGAATGTATGAGGATATTCCAGAGGAAACTATCCACGATGAGAATATAAAATTTGCTGTAACAGGAACTCAATCAAATAGTGTATTAGGAACAATAGAGAGTTTAAATGGAATAGATAGAGATAGATTTGTAAAATATTTTAAAGATCAATATAGAGCTTCTAATTTAGTTATTTCAGTAGCTGGGAAGATGGATTGTGATAAGTTATTTGAGATGCTAGAAAAAGGATTTGGAAAGTTAGAAGATTATCCTGTAGAGAGAAATATAGATAACAATTACACTATTAACAGTGGAGAAAATAAAATAGTTAGAGATACTAACCAAGTTCATCTATGTTTTAATACTAAAGGGGTAAGCCTTGTAGATGAGATGAAATATCCAGCAGCTATTATCTCTAGTGTATTAGGTGGAAATATGAGTTCAAGACTTTTCCAAAAGATTAGAGAGGAGAGAGGACTAGCTTATTCTGTTTATACATACTCAAGTGCTTTCTTAGAGGGAGGGATTTTTACTGTTTATGCAGGAACCACTCATGAAAGTTATCGTGATGTAATAGATATAATAAGAGCTGAATTTGAAGATATAAGAAAGAATGGAATAACAGCTTACGAGCTTCAAAAATCTAAAAATCAATTCTTAAGTATGCTTACATTTAGCTTAGAGGGAAGCAAAGGAAGAATGAATAGAATGGCAAATTCTTATCTATTATATGGAGAGGTAATAGATATAGATAAGATAATCAATTCCATAGAGAAAATAACTTTAGATGATATTAAAGAAACAGCTAAGGTTATTTTTGATGAAAAATATTATTCATGGACAATTTTAGGGAATATATAA